A single genomic interval of Pogoniulus pusillus isolate bPogPus1 chromosome 24, bPogPus1.pri, whole genome shotgun sequence harbors:
- the SPTB gene encoding spectrin beta chain, erythrocytic, with the protein MTSANDYEQLELQQPYSRSNMRWDASDDELDNDNSSARLFERSRIKALADEREAVQKKTFTKWVNSHLARVTCRISDLYMDLRDGRVLIKLLEVLSGELLPKPTKGRMRIHCLENVDKALQFLKEQRVHLENMGSHDIVDGNHRLVLGLIWTIILRFQIQDIIVQTQEGRETRSARDALLLWCQMKTAGYPHVNVTNFTSSWKDGLAFNALIHRHRPELVDFHNLTKSNARHNLEHAFSVAERHLGITPLLDPEDVFTENPDEKSIITYVVAFYHYFSKMKALEVEGRRLGKVIEHAKETERMIEGYGGLASELLTWIEQTIISLNSRSFANSLAGVQHQLQAFSTYRTVEKPPKFQEKGNLEVLLFTIQSRMRANNQRVYTPHEGRLVSDINRAWEQLEKAEHERELALRNELIRQEKLEQLARRFDRKAAMREAWLSENQRLVAQDNFGQDLSAVEAAKKKHEAIETDTAAYKERVQAIVAVARELELEGYHDIQRINARKDNILRLWEQLLELLAARRQRLEMNLALQHLFQEMLHSIDWMDEVKVQLTSPESGKHLLEAEELLQSHRLLERDMALQAEKTRAISAAALRFADAEGYRPCDPKVIRDRVSHLELCRRELQALAARRRALLEQSRSLWTCLWELDEAESWIKEQEQLYSSLDFGKDLPSVLLLQRRHAAFEAELQSRGGRLERALATGEGLAAVGLATGQLRERGAAVRALWAQLEELAAFRRRGLKEAEGFFQFQVEAEELAEGLQDARRRASNEELGQDESHTRVLLRQHRELLEEMVAAQEQLEKLAQQAEGFPPELRAGPEAQNRLLALRQLYAEVATIAERRGRQLQDALDLYTVFGESDACHTWMGSKETWLRQLEVPQALEDLDVAHHRLDGLEQEMATVASQIATINQAADGLVASGHPRSPQVQQCRQQLNKRWDQFRELVSERRRAVGSALRLLNYRLECEETRQWLKSKARVVEATAELGRDLAGILATQRKLYGIERELEVTKDRLATLRSQAERVAEERPEVAGEAAERLEAAVAAWGELQEALGERAASLGEVGQLRSFLQDLDDFQAWLFGAQKAVAATDEVPASLAEAEEMLERHEAAWRDMEEHTEAFTALVEAGERVLGEQEDPEYEVLRQRLQGVEAGWAALAKMADARHRFLVQCRGFQEFLRDAKQVEILLTNQEYTLAHLEEPTTLEGSSAALRRFQDFRAGMESSAGKVPEVVAGGTKLVAEGNIFAEKITEKCQTLQERHRAVMAKAEEAAGLLQDNHELQTFLQSCREFDTWVEEKMLTVQDISYSDTRGLHGKWQKHQAFMAELAPNQAWLEKIEMDGKELASRKPQHSQAVTQRLAELRGRWAGLCRAAEEKGQRLFEANRAELYARSCGELESLLGRAEEELRATEQAKDLTATNLLLKRLTRLEEQVRTWMKELEELESQAPPAAGDVADAEGQEQRLRQRFLELLEPLERRRKELETTKAVYQLERDLEDEALWVQERLPLARSTEHGTDLPSVQRLTKRNETLQKELAGHAPRLTEVLSRGEEVVGGHQPRPELVERVRELQELWEALRAEVGARQRRLREAGEAQQYYQDASEAEAWVSEQELFMGPEEKPKDEESGLVMLKRHIRQQRSIEDYGQTIKELAGRAQQLLSAGHPEGEQIIRLQGQVDKHYAGLKEAAEERRRRLENMSHLFQLKREVEDLEQWIAERDVVASSQEMGQDLDHVTLLREKFREFARETGSVGQERVDRVNLTIEDLIDAGHSEAATMAEWKDGLNESWADLLELIDTRMQLLAASHDLHKYFYDGSELLALIAARRQELPQDLGEDVGTVEAFHRMHSAFERDLQLLETQVQQFRDTASRLQTAYAGEKAAGIQEQEQEVARALQELLEACSGRRARLVDTADRHRFFSMARDLLSWMESTVRQIETQEKPRDVSSVELLMKYHQGIRAEVDARDKNFTTCIELGKKLLQRKHQDSPEIKEKMVEVVEKRKAMMEMWEQRWDRLRLLLEVCQFSRDASVAESWLMAQEPYLASSDYGQTVDAVEKLLKRHEAFEKSSATWEERIAALRKLTTLELLDGRTLREAATQDGVAKDGVAHGEGPDYRLDLDGELEARSDEEEEEKRKDTSTRDTSPPTTDGLEPLAQTTGNEKLVPPSPRPPRDELEEPATLPARTCNVQLEGYLGRKHDLEAATKRASNRSWSTRYCVLRGGQLAFFKDAKSRALGLPCHGEEPLGLRDALCEVAAGYKKKKHVFKLRLSNGSEWLFHGKDEEELHAWLQGLSAAISECQGNWGKAQSLPLTLAPPEHPLPRKDKEKRFSFFPKKK; encoded by the exons ATGACCTCGGCCAACGACTacgagcagctggagctgcagcagccctacAGCCGCAGCAACATGCGCTGGGACGCCTCGGACGATGAGCTGGACAACGACAACAGCTCGGCGCGGCTCTTCGAGCGCTCCCGCATCAAAGCTCTGGCAG ACGAGAGGGAGGCGGTGCAGAAGAAAACCTTCACCAAGTGGGTGAACTCGCACCTGGCTCGCGTCACCTGCCGCATCTCCGACCTCTACATGGACCTTCGGGATGGGAGAGTGCTCATCAAGCTGCTGGAGGTCCTGTCCGGAGAGCTTCTG CCCAAGCCCACCAAGGGCCGGATGCGGATCCACTGCCTGGAGAACGTGGACAAGGCGCTGCAGTTCCTGAAGGAGCAGAGGGTGCACCTGGAGAACATGGGCTCCCACGACATCGTGGACGGCAACCACCGCCTCGTCCTTGGCCTCATCTGGACCATCATCCTCCGCTTCCAG ATCCAGGACATCATCGTGCAGACGCAGGAGGGCCGGGAGACACGCTCCGCCCGCGACGCGCTGCTGCTCTGGTGCCAGATGAAGACAGCAGG GTACCCCCATGTGAATGTCACCAACTTCACCTCGAGCTGGAAGGATGGACTGGCCTTCAACGCCCTCATCCACAGGCACAG GCCTGAGCTGGTTGACTTCCACAACCTGACCAAATCCAATGCCCGGCACAACCTGGAGCACGCATTCAGCGTGGCAGAGCGGCACTTGGGCATCACCCCACTCCTTGACCCTGAAG ATGTGTTCACGGAGAACCCTGATGAGAAGTCCATCATCACCTATGTGGTGGCCTTCTACCACTACTTCTCCAAGATGAAGGCACTGGAGGTGGAAGGCAGGCGCCTGGGCAAG GTCATCGAGCACGCCAAGGAGACAGAGAGGATGATCGAGGGCTACGGGGGGTTGGCCTCTGAGCTGCTGACCTGGATCGAGCAGACCATCATCTCCCTCAACAGCCGCAGCTTCGCCAACTCCCTGGCTGGGgtgcagcaccagctgcaggcCTTCAGCACCTACCGCACGGTGGAGAAGCCCCCCAA GTTTCAGGAGAAGGGcaacctggaggtgctgctctTCACCATCCAGTCCCGGATGAGGGCCAACAACCAGCGCGTCTACACGCCGCACGAGGGCCGGCTGGTCTCCGACATCAACCGG gcctgggagcagctggagaaAGCGGAACATGAGCGGGAGCTGGCGCTGCGCAATGAGCTCATCCggcaggagaagctggagcagctggCACGGCGCTTCGACCGCAAAGCCGCCATgagagaggcttggctgagcgAGAACCAGCGGCTAGTGGCCCAG GACAACTTTGGCCAAGACCTGTCTGCGGTGGAGGCAGCCAAGAAGAAGCACGAGGCCATCGAGACAGACACGGCCGCCTACAAGGAGCGGGTGCAGGCCATCGTGGCGGTGgcgagggagctggagctggagggctACCACGACATCCAGCGCATCAACGCGCGCAAGGACAACATCCTCCggctctgggagcagctcctggagctgttGGCCGCTCGACGCCAGCGCCTGGAGATGAACCTcgccctgcagcatctcttccaGGAGATGCTTCACAGCATCGATTGGATGGATGAGGTCAAG GTGCAGTTGACATCACCTGAATCCGGGAAGCACCTCCTGGAAgcggaggagctgctgcagagccaccgGCTGTTGGAACGTGACATGGCCCTTCAGGCTGAGAAGACACGGGCCATCAGCGCCGCTGCCCTGCGCTTCGCTGACGCCGAGG GCTACCGTCCTTGTGACCCCAAAGTCATCCGAGACCGTGTCAGCCACCTTGAGCTGTGCCGCcgggagctgcaggcactggcagcccgGAGAAGAGCTTTGCTGGAGCaatccagatccctctggaccTGCCTGTGGGAGCTGGATGAAGCTGAGAGTTGGATCAAGGAGCAGGAACAGCTCTACTCCTCCTTGGACTTTGGGAAGGACCTACCAAGTGTGTTGTTACTCCAACGCCGCCATGCTGCCTTTGAAGCCGAGCTGCAGAGTCGGGGTGGCCGGTTGGAGCGGGCACTGGCCACAGGCGAGGGGCTGGCAGCGGTGGGGCTGGCAACTGGGCAGCTGCGGGAGCGGGGGGCAGCGGTGAGGGCATTGTGGGCACAACTGGAGGAACTGGCTGCGTTCCGCCGGCGTGGCTTGAAGGAAGCCGAGGGCTTCTTCCAGTTCCAggtggaagcagaggagctggcagaggggctgcaggatgCCCGCCGGAGAGCAAGCAATGAGGAGCTAGGGCAGGATGAATCCCATACCCGTGTCCTGCTGAGGCAGCAccgggagctgctggaggagatggtggcagctcaggagcagtTGGAGAAGTTGGCCCAGCAAGCTGAGGGCTTCCCACCGGAGCTGCGTGCTGGTCCTGAGGCACAGAACCGGCTGCTGGCCTTACGGCAGCTGTACGCTGAGGTGGCCACCATCGCCGAACGGCGCGGCCGGCAGCTGCAGGATGCCCTTGACCTCTACACTGTGTTTGGAGAGAGTGACGCTTGTCACACCTGGATGGGCTCCAAAGAGACCTGGCTGCGACAGCTGGAGGTCCCCCAGGCACTGGAGGATCTCGATGTGGCACATCACAG gttggatgggttggAGCAGGAGATGGCCACTGTGGCTTCCCAGATTGCCACCATCAACCAGGCAGCTGATGGGCTGGTGGCAAGTGGACATCCTCGCAGTCCCCAGGTCCAGCAGTGCCGGCAGCAGCTCAACAAGAG gtgggaccagttcagagagCTGGTTTCGGAGCGTCGCCGGGCAGTGGGCTCAGCATTGAGGCTCCTCAACTACCGCCTGGAGTGCGAGGAGACCCggcagtggctgaagagcaaagCTCGAGTGGTTGAGGCCACTGCCGAGCTGGGCCGTGACCTGGCTGGCATCTTGGCCACCCAACGCAAGCTGTATGGCATCGAGCGGGAGCTGGAGGTCACCAAGGACCGCCTGGCCACCCTACGCTCCCAAGCTGAGCGGGTAGCTGAGGAACGGCCCGAGGTGGCTGGAGAAGCGGCCGAGcggctggaggcagcagtggccgCCTGGGGGGAGCTCCAGGAGGCCCTGGGGGAACGAGCAGCATCCTTGGGGGAGGTTGGGCAGCTTCGGAGCTTCTTGCAAGACCTGGATGACTTCCAAGCTTGGCTCTTTGGAGCTCAGAAGGCTGTGGCAGCCACCGATGAGGTGCCAGCTTCTTTGGCTGAAGCAGAAGAGATGCTGGAGAGGCATGAGGCTGCCTGGCGGGACATGGAGGAGCACACAGAGGCCTTCACCGCATTGGtagaagctggggagagggtACTGGGAGAGCAGGAGGACCCTGAGTATGAGGTGCTGCGGCAGCGCCTGCAGGGTGTGGAAGCTGGGTGGGCTGCCCTGGCCAAGATGGCAGATGCCCGTCACCGCTTCCTGGTCCAGTGTCGGGGCTTCCAGGAGTTCCTCCGTGATGCCAAACAGGTGGAGATCCTCCTCACCAACCAG GAGTACACATTGGCCCACCTGGAGGAGCCCACCACTCTGGAGGGCTCGTCCGCTGCCCTGCGCCGCTTCCAGGACTTCCGTGCCGGCATGGAGAGCAGCGCTGGGAAGGTGCCTGAGGTGGTGgctggtggcaccaagctggtgGCTGAGGGGAACATCTTTGCAGAGAAGATCACTGAGAAGTGCCAGACTCTCCAGGAGCG gcacagagctgtCATGGCCAAGGCGGAGGAAGCGGCAGGTTTGCTGCAGGACAACCATGAGCTGCAGaccttcctgcagagctgccgGGAG TTTGACACCTGGGTGGAGGAGAAGATGCTGACCGTGCAGGACATCTCCTACAGCGACACCCGTGGCCTCCATGGCAAGTGGCAAAAGCACCAAGCCTTCATGGCCGAGCTGGCACCCAACCAGGCTTGGCTGGAGAAGATCGAGATG GACGGGAAGGAGCTGGCGAGCCGTAAGCCGCAGCACAGCCAGGCGGTGACACAGCGGCTGGCAGAGCTGCGCGGGCGCTGGGCCGGGCTGTGCAGGGCGGCCGAGGAGAAGGGGCAGCGACTCTTCGAGGCCAACCGTGCCGAGCTGTATGCCCGCAGctgtggagagctggagagcttGCTGGGacgggcagaggaggagctgcgtGCCACCGAGCAAGCCAAGGACCTCACTGCCACCAACCTGCTGCTGAAGAGGTTGACG AGACTGGAAGAGCAAGTGAGAACATGGATGAAGGAgttggaggagctggagagtcaggcacccccagctgctggggaTGTGGCAGACGCtgaagggcaggagcagagactCCGGCAGCGATtccttgagctgctggagccgctggagagaaggaggaaggagctggagaccACGAAAGCTGTGTACCAGCttgagagggatctggaggatGAGGCG CTCTGGGTACAGGAAAGGCTTCCCCTGGCAAGGTCAACAGAGCATGGCACCGACCTCCCAAGTGTGCAGCGCTTGACCAAGAGGAATGAG AcgctgcagaaggagctggcaggTCATGCCCCACGCCTGACCGAGGTGCTTAGCCGGGGCGAGGAGGTGGTTGGTGGCCACCAGCCAAGGCCGGAGCTGGTGGAGCGGGTGCGGGaactgcaggagctgtgggaggctCTGCGGGCAGAGGTGGGTGCCCGGCAGCGGCGGCTGAGGGAGGCTGGCGAGGCTCAGCAGTACTACCAGGATGCCAGCGAGGCCGAGGCCTGGGTCAGCGAGCAGGAGCTCTTCATGGGACCCGAGGAGAAGCCAAAG GATGAGGAGAGCGGCTTGGTGATGCTGAAGAGACACATCCGGCAGCAGAGGTCCATCGAGGACTATGGCCAGACCATcaaggagctggcagggagggctcagcagctgctctccgCTGGCCACCCTGAGGG GGAGCAGATCATCCGGCTGCAGGGCCAGGTGGACAAGCACTACGCGGGGCTGAAGGAGGCGGCGGAGGAGCGCCGCCGGCGCCTGGAGAACATGTCCCACCTCTTCCAGCTGAAGCGGGAGGTGGAAGACCTGGAGCAGTGGATTGCCGAGCGCGACGTTGTCGCCTCCTCCCAGGAGATGGGGCAGGATCTGGATCATGTTACG ctgctgagggagaaGTTCCGGGAGTTTGCGCGGGAGACAGGCAGCGTGGGGCAGGAGCGCGTGGACAGGGTCAACCTGACCATCGAGGACCTCATCGATGCGGGGCACTCCGAGGCAGCCACCATGGCTGAGTGGAAGGATGGACTGAATGAGAGCTGGGCTGACCTCCTGGAGCTGATAGACACCCGCATGCAGCTCCTCGCTGCCTCCCACGACCTCCACAAGTACTTCTATGATGGCAGCGAGCTCCTGGCTCTCATTGCTGCCCGGCgccaggagctgccccaggACCTGGGCGAAGATGTTGGCACGGTGGAGGCTTTCCACCGCATGCACAGCGCCTTTGAGAgggacctgcagctgctggagacacAG GTCCAGCAGTTTCGGGACACGGCGTCACGGCTGCAGACTGCCTATGCTGGGGAGAAGGCAGCTGGCatccaggagcaggagcaggaggtggccagagccctgcaggagctgctggaggcttgCAGTGGGCGCAGGGCCCGGCTGGTGGACACTGCTGACAGGCATCGCTTCTTCAGCATGGCAAGGGACCTGCTCTCCTGGATGGAGAGCACAGTCCGGCAGATCGAGACACAGGAGAAACCCAG GGATGTCTCTTCAGTGGAACTGCTCATGAAGTACCACCAAGGCATCAGAGCTGAGGTGGATGCCCGGGACAAGAACTTCACCACCTGCATTGAGCTGGGCAAGAAGCTGCTGCAACGCAAGCACCAGGACTCACCTGAg ATCAAGGAGAAgatggtggaggtggtggagaagaggaaagccATGATGGAAATGTGGGAGCAGCGTTGGGACAGGCTGCGGCTAT tacttgaggtgtgccAGTTCTCCCGGGATGCCTCGGTGGCTGAGTCGTGGCTGATGGCTCAGGAGCCCTACCTGGCCAGCAGTGACTATGGGCAGACGGTGGACGCGGTGGAGAAGCTCCTCAAGCGGCACGAGGCCTTTGAGAAGTCCTCTGCCACCTGGGAGGAGCGCATTGCCGCCCTGAGGAAGCTGACCACG ctggaGCTCCTGGACGGGCGGACGCTGCGCGAGGCGGCGACGCAGGACGGGGTGGCAAAGGATGGGGTGGCACATGGAGAGGGCCCCGACTACCGCCTGGATCTGGATGGGGAGCTGGAGGCCAG gtctgacgaggaggaggaggagaagaggaaggacacAAGCACGAGAGATACCTCTCCACCCACCACCGATGGACTAGAGCCG CTGGCACAGACGACAGGCAACGAGAAGCTGGTGCCACCCAGCCCGAGGCCACCACGGGACGAGCTGGAGGAGCCAGCCACGCTGCCAGCCCGCACCTGCAACGTCCAGCTGGAGGGCTACCTCGGCCGTAAGCACGACCTCGAAGCGGCCACCAAGCGGGCATCCAACCG GTCGTGGAGCACGCGGTACTGCGTGCTGAGGGGTGGCCAGTTGGCCTTCTTCAAGGATGCCAAGAGCCGGGCCCTGGGCTTGCCGTGCCACGGTGAGGAGCCCCTGGGGCTGCGGGATGCCCTCTGCGAGGTGGCGGCCGGctacaagaagaagaagcatGTCTTCAAACTCAG GCTCAGCAATGGCAGCGAGTGGCTCTTCCACGGCAAGGACGAG GAGGAGCTCCACGCTTGGCTGCAGGGACTGAGCGCTGCCATCAGCGAGTGCCAGGGCAACTGGGGCAAGGCCCAGAGTTTACCCTTGACCTTGGCACCTCCAGAACACCCCTTGCCCCGTAAGGACAAAGAGAAACGGTTCAGCTTCTTCCCAAAAAAGAAATAA
- the PLEKHG3 gene encoding pleckstrin homology domain-containing family G member 3 produces the protein MMDPRVPGDAGMPVPACLQLPALIPLSEPSRAMEDPADARAEPWGEGLHNSNNNASPGGWPGARSGQALAPFGGPTTEASYLGRVVLEIVESERTYARDLRSIVEGYLGKIIDAEEPVLRPEQVSALFGNIEDIYELSSTLLQNLESCANDPVAVAVCFVTRSQEFAIYTQYCNNYPSSVAALAECMRSKVQARFLRECQERLRHALPLGAYLLKPVQRILKYHLLLQEIAKHFEHKSGEDYEVVLEAIDTMTCVAWYINDMKRKHEHAIRQQEIQSLLLGWKGPDLTSYGELVLEGTFRVQRVRHERAVFLFDKTLLITKRRGDHYVYKSHIPCSSLMLIESTRDSLCFSLAHYKHGKQQHNLQAKSVEEKRIWTHHIKRLILENHHAIIPQKAKEAILEMDLFYPPRLPRCSPERLKKSWSCQPLGDAVPEPRQGRRQSEPFQCRDRAETLPDRLHGHTGRRQSEPSKQILRQLGEQGLKHADSDGALLEVGDNPQHPPTWAVAEGVMEEEEEEEEEALGKNCQEELPGVRDLLVEPQEEQAGGHLLALEGPKRPSSWGPGSCEKVSAAPQPPPGGPQGPSAHSPTPHQAGSAREHSEGFGAPEPPPSVDTLVLPAEPERAAEGLSSEEEEEEEEEEEEEEGAAGSILPPSVLDQASVIAERFGGGSTLSRRSSLALASRSGSALSLDGMCPMESGEPGGSRSTIPSPEPLTGARRESTLSSRDRLLLEKIRSYYGHAEHRDASFSVRRRESLSFIPKGLVRSSVTRLNALPRPPAAPSHPPSRPAPLASPEPSPDEPCQENGLQPAEPLLIVEEDDDVAAKPPTGTPAGTPTGPPPRFVLTPPHPHPGTKVYQLARQYSLRIKSRRAGGHRRPPLQLEDGDPHVGSPSAAVPHDAGLLATPSPLAPRSPSSPVGAEPFAWPDVRELRARFGAPRPPPVSRSRSAPEGPCRGGRPAEKERGGGRSRSAEAGGGASASASPDAAPARHGSDGALWVAAEAPLGAGQRVVVLERLPAPGDTPSYVQIRSPTTREKICLKAVVERCKAYQASEEYRRRCPEPHEGSEPPEPPRHGLVRDLRQKFQTLDAAS, from the exons ATGATGG ACCCACGGGTGCCAGGGGATGCCGGCATGCCggtgccagcctgcctgcagctccctgctctgatCCCGCTGTCAGAACCCAGCCGTGCCATGGAGGACCCGGCCGATGCCAGGGCCGAGCCGTGGGGCGAGGGGCtgcacaacagcaacaacaatgcTTCCCCGGGGGGGTGGCCAGGTGCCCGCAGTGGGCAGGCCCTGGCACCTTTTGGCGGCCCCACAACTGAGGCCAGTTACCTGGGCCGGGTAGTGCTGGAGATCGTGGAGTCGGAGCGCACCTACGCCCGGGATCTGCGCAGCATCGTGGAG GGTTACCTGGGCAAGATCATCGATGCAGAGGAGCCAGTGCTGCGGCCGGAGCAGGTCAGCGCCCTCTTTGGCAACATCGAGGACATCTACGAGCTCAGCAG cactctgctgcagaACCTGGAGAGCTGTGCCAATGATCCCGTGGCTGTGGCTGTCTGCTTTGTCACTCGG AGCCAGGAGTTTGCCATCTACACCCAGTATTGCAACAACTACCCCAG CTCGGTGGCAGCGCTGGCAGAGTGCATGAGGAGCAAAGTGCAGGCACGGTTCCTGCGTGAGTGCCAGGAGCGGCTGCGCCATGCGTTGCCCCTTGGTGCCTACCTGCTGAAGCCTGTCCAGAGGATCCTCAAGTACCATCTGCTGCTCCAG GAGATCGCCAAGCACTTTGAGCACAAGTCAGGGGAGGACTACGAGGTGGTGCTGGAGGCCATCGACACCATGACCTGCGTCGCCTGGTACATCAACGACATGAAGCGCAAGCACGAGCATGCCATCCGCCAGCAG GAGATCCAGtccttgctgctgggctggaagggtccgGATTTGACCAGTTATGGGGAGCTGGTACTGGAGGGCACGTTCAGGGTGCAGCGGGTACGGCACGAGCGCGCCGTCTTCCTCTTCGACAAGACCCTGCTCATCACCAAGCGCCGGGGGGACCACTACGTCTACAAGAGCCACATCCCA TGCTCCTCACTGATGCTGATCGAGAGCACACGAGACTccctctgcttcagcctggcACACTACAAGCatggcaaacagcagcacaacCTGCAG GCCAAGAGCGTGGAGGAGAAGCGCATCTGGACCCACCACATCAAGAGGCTCATCCTGGAGAACCACCATGCCATCATTCCCCAGAAG GCTAAAGAAGCCATCCTGGAGATGGACCTGTTCT ACCCCCCACGCCTGCCCCGCTGCAGCCCTGAGCGCCTGAAGAAGAGCTGGTCCTGCCAGCCCCTTGGTGACGCCGTGCCCGAGCCGCGCCAGGGCCGCCGGCAGTCTG aGCCCTTCCAGTGCCGTGACCGTGCGGAGACGCTGCCAGACCGGCTGCACGGGCACACGGGGCGCAGGCAGTCGG AGCCCAGCAAGCAGATCCTGCGGCAACTGGGTGAGCAAG GGCTCAAG CATGCGGACAGTGATGGGGCTCTACTGGAGGTGGGGGAcaacccccagcaccccccaacctgggcagtggctgaaggtgtgatggaggaggaagaggaggaagaggaagaagcttTAGGCAAGAactgccaggaggagctgcctggAGTCAGAGACCTATTGGTGGAACCCCAGGAGGAGCAG GCTGGGGGACACCTGCTGGCATTGGAGGGACCCAAGCGGCCAAGCAGCTGGGGGCCAGGGAGCTGTGAGAAGGTCAGtgcagccccacagcccccACCCGGGGGTCCCCAGGGACCTAGTGCCCACTCACCCACCCCTCACCAGGCTGGTAGCGCCAGGGAGCACTCTGAGGGGTTTGGGGCACCTGAACCCCCACCCTCAGTGGACACTCTCGTGCTGCCCGCGGAGCCGGAGCGTGCCGCGGAGGGGCTGagcagtgaggaagaggaggaggaggaagaagaggaggaagaagaagaaggagctgctggcagcatcttACCACCTTCGGTGCTGGACCAAGCCAGCGTCATCGCCGAGCGGTTCGGTGGCGGCAGCACCTTGTCCCGCCGCAGCAGCCTGGCGCTGGCCAGCCGCAGTGGTAGCGCTCTCAGCTTGGATGGAATGTGCCCCATGGAAAGTGGGGAGCCCGGGGGGTCCCGCAGCACCATCCCTTCTCCCGAACCCCTCACCGGAGCTCGCCGGGAATCGACGCTCTCCAGCAGGGACCGCTTGCTCCTGGAGAAGATCAGGAGCTACTACGGGCACGCCGAGCACCGCGATGCCAGCTTCAGCGTGCGCCGCCGCGAGAGCCTCTCCTTCATCCCCAAGGGGCTGGTGCGGAGCTCTGTCACCCGCCTCAACGCCCTCCCGCGACCCCCAGCCGCCCCCAGCCACCCCCCCAGCCGCCCGGCACCGCTGGCATCGCCGGAGCCGTCGCCGGATGAGCCGTGCCAGGAGAACGGGCTGCAGCCTGCCGAGCCGCTGCTCATCGTGGAAGAGGACGATGATGTGGCCGCCAAGCCGCCAACGGGGACGCCAGCTGGGACACCAACTGGGCCGCCACCACGGTTCGTCCtgacacccccccacccccaccctggcACCAAGGTGTACCAGCTGGCACGGCAGTACAGCCTCCGCATCAAGAGCCGCCGCGCCGGTGGGCACCGGCGCCCCCCGCTGCAACTTGAGGACGGGGACCCACACGTCGGCAGCCCTTCGGCGGCTGTGCCACACGACGCGGGGCTGCTGGCCACCCCCTCCCCGCTCGCCCCCCGCAGCCCTTCCAGCCCGGTGGGCGCCGAGCCTTTCGCCTGGCCAGACGTGCGGGAGCTGCGTGCCCGTTTCGGTGCCCCGCGGCCACCACCCGTGAGCCGCAGCCGGTCGGCACCCGAAGGGCCCTGCCGCGGTGGGCGGCCGGCCGAGAAGGAACGAGGCGGCGGCCGGAGCCGGAGCGCTGAAGCCGGCGGAGGTGCCAGTGCCAGCGCCAGCCCCGACGCGGCACCGGCGCGGCACGGCAGCGACGGGGCGCTGTGGGTGGCCGCGGAGGCTCCGCTGGGCGCGGGGCAGagggtggtggtgctggagcGGCTGCCAGCGCCCGGCGACACCCCGAGCTACGTGCAGATCCGCTCGCCCACCACCCGAGAGAAGATCTGCCTGAAGGCGGTGGTGGAGCGCTGCAAGGCTTACCAGGCCTCCGAGGAGTACCGGCGCCGGTGCCCCGAGCCCCACGAGGGCTCCGAACCCCCCGAGCCCCCCCGGCACGGCCTGGTCAGGGACCTGCGGCAGAAATTTCAGACCCTCGATGCTGCCAGCtag